The Azospirillaceae bacterium genome includes a window with the following:
- a CDS encoding ABC transporter ATP-binding protein, translated as MAGGPRAREGAGEGGAPQPRHARPAVRGLEPWQDPQAVPYVRIERVTKRFGGFVAVDGLSLEIYRGELFSLLGGSGSGKTTLLRMLAGFETPDGGRIVIDGQDMTGVPPYERPVNMMFQSYALFPHMSVEQNVAFGLVQDGVPKPERRERVREALELVQLAGFATRRPHQLSGGQRQRVALARSLVKRPKLLLLDEPLGALDRRLREQTQFELVNIQERTGITFVMVTHDQEEAMTMSTRMAVMDAGRLAQIGTPAEVYEYPNNRFVARFIGDVNLFEAQVLKVTTDRTHLSSMEAGCTVEVAQGSPAPEGAWCWVAVRPEKMSLSKVSPEDTPGDGPPGEGGPAVNGARGIVREIAYTGDLSIYQVQLDTGTMVRVTAPNLTRRTEMPITWDDRVRVTWPAHAGVVLVQ; from the coding sequence ATGGCGGGCGGACCGCGCGCCCGGGAGGGGGCCGGGGAGGGGGGCGCCCCCCAACCCCGGCATGCGCGGCCGGCGGTCCGCGGGCTTGAGCCATGGCAGGATCCGCAAGCCGTCCCTTATGTACGGATCGAGCGGGTCACCAAACGCTTCGGCGGTTTCGTCGCCGTCGACGGCCTGAGCCTGGAGATCTACCGGGGCGAGCTGTTCTCGCTCCTGGGCGGGTCGGGATCGGGCAAGACCACGCTCCTGCGGATGCTGGCCGGGTTCGAGACGCCGGACGGGGGCCGGATCGTCATCGACGGACAGGACATGACCGGCGTGCCGCCGTACGAGCGGCCGGTCAACATGATGTTCCAGTCCTATGCGCTGTTCCCGCACATGAGCGTGGAGCAGAACGTGGCCTTCGGCCTGGTGCAGGACGGCGTGCCCAAGCCGGAACGCCGCGAGCGCGTGCGCGAGGCATTGGAACTTGTGCAGCTTGCGGGTTTCGCCACGCGGCGCCCGCACCAGCTTTCGGGCGGCCAGCGGCAGCGGGTGGCGCTGGCCCGCAGCCTGGTGAAGCGGCCCAAGCTGCTGCTGCTGGACGAGCCGCTGGGGGCGCTCGACCGCCGCCTGCGCGAACAAACCCAGTTCGAACTGGTGAACATCCAGGAGCGGACCGGCATCACCTTCGTCATGGTCACCCATGACCAGGAGGAGGCGATGACCATGTCGACCCGCATGGCGGTGATGGATGCGGGACGTCTGGCCCAGATCGGCACGCCGGCCGAGGTGTACGAGTATCCGAACAACCGCTTCGTCGCCCGCTTCATCGGCGACGTGAACCTGTTCGAGGCGCAGGTGCTCAAGGTCACCACCGACCGCACACACCTGTCCTCGATGGAGGCGGGGTGCACGGTGGAGGTCGCCCAAGGGTCGCCGGCGCCCGAGGGCGCATGGTGCTGGGTGGCGGTGCGGCCGGAGAAGATGTCCCTGTCCAAGGTGTCGCCGGAGGACACCCCCGGGGACGGCCCCCCTGGGGAAGGCGGCCCGGCCGTTAACGGCGCCCGGGGCATCGTGCGCGAGATCGCGTACACCGGCGATCTGTCCATCTATCAGGTGCAGCTGGACACCGGGACCATGGTTCGGGTCACGGCTCCCAACCTGACCCGCAGGACGGAGATGCCGATCACCTGGGACGACCGCGTCCGGGTCACTTGGCCGGCCCATGCGGGCGTGGTGCTGGTGCAGTGA
- a CDS encoding class I SAM-dependent methyltransferase has translation MYLVAGSRHMLLDALPRGGVGAEVGVLTGAFSREILRRAEPSELHLVDNWEMIWPDWRNPPAPWTTADALNFDKYLTQEMPLYPGGDPNLGLELCYAMVEGLGREDNRVRIHRGLSVEMAKQIPDQSLDFAYIDADHTYEACLDDLRAFEPKIKEGGLLMGHDFYEMHASDTPAFGVIGAVEAFCKRRGWTMLALTWEQHATFVLCKSWSEYVAGFVSRLMATEVPIIELPGTVAFNYHTKLLDTAGGRRRLPSFLGNGEIDPWPGT, from the coding sequence ATGTACCTCGTTGCCGGCTCGCGCCACATGCTCCTTGACGCGCTGCCAAGGGGCGGGGTTGGCGCCGAAGTCGGCGTGCTGACCGGTGCGTTCTCCAGGGAGATCCTGCGTCGGGCCGAACCCAGCGAACTGCACCTGGTCGACAACTGGGAAATGATTTGGCCCGATTGGCGCAACCCACCGGCCCCCTGGACGACGGCGGACGCGCTGAATTTCGACAAGTACCTGACCCAGGAAATGCCGCTCTACCCTGGGGGGGATCCGAACCTCGGGCTTGAGCTGTGCTACGCCATGGTCGAAGGGCTCGGGCGCGAAGACAACCGTGTCCGGATCCACCGCGGCCTGTCGGTGGAGATGGCCAAGCAAATCCCCGACCAGAGCCTCGACTTCGCGTACATCGACGCGGACCACACCTACGAGGCATGCCTGGACGATCTGCGGGCGTTCGAACCCAAGATCAAGGAAGGCGGGCTCCTCATGGGCCACGACTTCTACGAAATGCATGCGTCCGACACGCCGGCCTTCGGGGTCATCGGCGCAGTGGAAGCCTTCTGCAAGCGGCGGGGATGGACCATGCTCGCCCTGACCTGGGAGCAGCACGCGACGTTCGTGCTCTGCAAATCGTGGAGCGAGTACGTCGCCGGCTTCGTCAGCCGCCTCATGGCAACCGAGGTGCCGATCATCGAGCTTCCCGGAACGGTCGCCTTCAACTACCACACAAAACTGCTCGACACCGCGGGTGGACGGCGCAGGTTGCCCTCGTTCCTGGGCAATGGCGAAATCGATCCCTGGCCGGGCACCTAA
- a CDS encoding ABC transporter permease subunit — MPRSAFLLGVLAFGYAFLYLPIALLVAYSFNESRLVTVWSGFSLHWYAELFRNEALLSSAWLSVRIAAVSATVATVLGTLAGLVLVRHGRFAGRWLFVGMVAAPLVMPEVITGLSMLLLFVSMEQAVGWPAGRGFTTIAIAHTTFTMAYVAVVVQARLSGFDRSLEEAAMDLGARPAKVFLVITLPLIAPAVLAGWLLAFTLSLDDVVVASFVSGPGATTLPVQVFSSMRRGLNPQINALASLVVLVVTTGIIVAGVLMARSERRRRDAEALAARG; from the coding sequence ATGCCCCGTTCGGCCTTCCTTCTGGGCGTGTTGGCCTTCGGCTACGCGTTCCTGTACCTGCCCATCGCACTGCTGGTCGCGTACAGCTTCAACGAAAGCCGTCTGGTCACGGTCTGGTCCGGCTTTTCACTGCACTGGTACGCGGAGCTGTTCCGGAACGAGGCGCTGCTGTCGTCCGCTTGGCTGTCGGTGCGGATCGCCGCCGTGTCGGCGACGGTGGCCACCGTGCTCGGGACGCTCGCGGGGCTGGTGCTGGTCCGCCACGGCCGGTTCGCCGGGCGCTGGCTGTTCGTCGGCATGGTGGCCGCACCCCTGGTCATGCCCGAGGTGATCACCGGCCTGTCCATGCTGCTGCTGTTCGTATCGATGGAGCAGGCGGTGGGCTGGCCCGCGGGGCGCGGCTTCACCACCATCGCCATCGCCCACACGACCTTCACCATGGCCTATGTGGCGGTGGTGGTGCAGGCGCGCCTGTCCGGGTTCGACCGTTCGCTGGAAGAGGCCGCCATGGACCTGGGCGCCCGTCCGGCCAAGGTGTTCCTGGTCATCACCCTGCCGCTGATCGCGCCGGCGGTTCTGGCCGGCTGGCTTCTCGCCTTCACCCTGTCGCTGGACGATGTGGTGGTGGCGAGTTTCGTGTCCGGGCCGGGGGCGACGACGCTGCCGGTCCAGGTGTTCTCCAGCATGCGCCGCGGGCTCAATCCGCAGATCAACGCCCTGGCCTCGCTGGTCGTCCTGGTGGTGACGACCGGCATCATCGTGGCCGGTGTCCTGATGGCCCGCTCCGAACGCCGCCGGCGCGACGCCGAGGCCCTGGCCGCGCGGGGATGA
- a CDS encoding autotransporter domain-containing protein translates to MTRNDTGAAGGSACAPPSLPRPTWPRAPKSRLWRVGVLRTATLAAGTAVAFAVGTAAAQDTRVFGDSLSDDGNIRNYIGVVFPPPPYAGGRFSNGPVWAEYLPGLLGVTLRDEDNVAVGGAFSGRENALNDEAIIRALGVRLPGVLDQVDAFVNTGRRAAAGDLVVVWGGNNDTIALADTLAETPEAARPALLAERSAVVATNLETAVRGLAAAGARRFVVPNLPDLGQVPDEEMRAAGPLATLAAATVNAQVVERMAALSRELGVAIEVVDVSALLRDAVADPARYGFTDVTTPCVDSLECLIGGREVQDGFLFFDDLHPTTRAHALLAQAVAAALAPSVAAPAQMEVARAGQRLTGTALRTRQAARRAGASGMSMVGPMFLVDPARFGQGGGGAGSGGYLERPAPNALDHPFSLFISGTYAWGDRGGGQDRTGFEYDQSMVMIGGDYLFAEGLLAGAAIGFGRGHAGLSGGAGELSQDSFTGSLYGSWFGDLWYVDVAGTAGRDRYDPIRRRTFIPGLTAEGRTAGWTVAAQAEAGLGLPAGPLRLGPFTGVRWSRTTIDGYDEEGALFLNRRSDAQEDVSRTAFVGVQGEAVFRVGAMTLAPRLRAAVEREFGDGDRIVGSRPVGTAALPVVATAPGTDRTLGRLSAGLDLRFRESLSVLFEGETVVGQDDGRAKAVTVRMRYRF, encoded by the coding sequence ATGACCAGAAACGACACGGGCGCGGCCGGTGGATCGGCATGCGCCCCCCCGTCACTCCCGCGGCCGACATGGCCGCGTGCCCCCAAATCACGCCTGTGGCGGGTCGGCGTGCTCCGCACCGCCACGCTGGCCGCCGGCACGGCCGTTGCCTTCGCGGTCGGAACGGCCGCTGCCCAGGACACCCGCGTGTTCGGCGACAGCCTCAGCGATGACGGCAACATCCGCAACTACATCGGCGTGGTCTTCCCGCCCCCGCCGTATGCGGGCGGCCGGTTCAGCAACGGACCGGTGTGGGCGGAGTACCTTCCGGGCCTGCTGGGGGTGACGTTGCGCGACGAGGACAACGTGGCCGTGGGCGGCGCCTTCAGCGGACGCGAGAACGCCCTCAACGACGAGGCCATCATCCGCGCGCTGGGCGTCCGCCTGCCCGGCGTCCTGGACCAGGTGGATGCCTTTGTGAACACCGGCCGGCGGGCGGCGGCGGGCGACCTGGTGGTCGTGTGGGGCGGCAACAACGACACGATCGCGCTGGCCGACACGCTGGCCGAAACGCCCGAAGCCGCCCGCCCGGCCCTGCTGGCGGAGCGGTCCGCCGTGGTCGCCACGAACCTGGAGACCGCGGTCCGGGGACTGGCGGCGGCAGGGGCGCGGCGCTTCGTGGTGCCCAACCTGCCCGACCTGGGACAGGTCCCCGATGAGGAGATGCGGGCCGCCGGCCCCCTGGCCACCCTGGCGGCCGCCACCGTCAACGCGCAGGTGGTGGAGCGGATGGCGGCCTTGTCGCGCGAGTTGGGCGTGGCGATCGAAGTGGTCGATGTCAGCGCCCTCCTGCGGGACGCGGTGGCGGACCCGGCGCGCTACGGCTTCACCGACGTGACGACGCCCTGCGTCGACAGCCTGGAATGCCTGATCGGCGGCCGGGAAGTGCAGGACGGCTTCCTGTTCTTCGACGATCTGCACCCGACCACCCGCGCGCATGCGCTGCTGGCGCAGGCGGTGGCCGCCGCGCTGGCGCCGTCGGTTGCGGCACCGGCCCAGATGGAAGTGGCCCGCGCGGGGCAGCGCCTGACGGGAACGGCACTGCGCACCCGGCAGGCGGCCCGGCGCGCCGGTGCCTCCGGCATGTCCATGGTCGGGCCCATGTTCCTGGTCGATCCCGCCCGGTTCGGCCAGGGCGGGGGCGGTGCCGGATCCGGTGGCTATCTGGAACGGCCTGCGCCGAACGCCCTGGACCACCCGTTCTCGCTCTTCATCAGCGGCACCTATGCCTGGGGGGATCGGGGCGGCGGGCAGGACCGCACGGGCTTCGAGTACGACCAGTCGATGGTCATGATCGGGGGCGACTACCTGTTCGCCGAAGGGCTGCTGGCCGGGGCCGCCATCGGCTTCGGCCGGGGGCACGCGGGCCTGTCCGGGGGGGCCGGCGAGCTGTCGCAGGACAGCTTCACCGGATCGCTGTACGGAAGCTGGTTCGGCGACCTGTGGTACGTGGACGTGGCCGGCACCGCCGGCCGCGACCGGTACGACCCGATCCGCCGCCGCACCTTCATTCCCGGCCTCACGGCCGAAGGGCGGACGGCGGGTTGGACCGTGGCAGCCCAGGCGGAGGCCGGCCTGGGCCTGCCGGCGGGGCCACTGCGCCTGGGGCCGTTCACGGGGGTGCGTTGGAGCCGCACCACCATCGACGGCTATGACGAGGAAGGCGCCTTGTTCCTGAACCGCCGGTCGGATGCGCAGGAGGACGTCTCGCGCACCGCCTTCGTCGGCGTGCAGGGCGAGGCGGTGTTCCGGGTGGGGGCCATGACCCTGGCGCCCCGGCTGCGGGCGGCCGTGGAACGGGAGTTCGGCGACGGCGACCGGATCGTCGGTTCACGCCCCGTCGGCACGGCCGCCCTGCCGGTTGTCGCAACAGCGCCGGGAACGGACCGGACGCTCGGGCGCCTGTCGGCAGGGCTCGACCTGCGGTTCCGGGAAAGCCTGTCGGTGCTGTTCGAAGGCGAAACCGTGGTCGGCCAGGACGATGGGCGCGCCAAGGCGGTGACGGTGCGGATGCGCTATCGTTTCTAA
- a CDS encoding ABC transporter permease subunit → MGWGRRLRTCLGRWAALAPPYAWLLLFFLVPFAIVLKIALAEAELGAPPYTTLIGWDGDQVLRIRLNLGNFVLLSEDGLYMRALLGSLRTALVSTVLCLLLGYPMAYAIARAEGRWRLVLLMMVVLPFWTSFLIRVYAWMGILRTNGLLNNLLLWLGVVDRPLALLNTDFAVYVGIVYSYLPFMILPLYAALERLDRTLLEAAADLGCRPWQAFVRVTLPLSVPGIVAGSLLVFIPAVGEFVIPELLGGPDTLMIGKVLWTEFSANNDWPLASALAVALLVVLVLPMVVFQAVRARGEAREGAG, encoded by the coding sequence ATGGGATGGGGCCGGCGTCTGCGGACCTGCCTCGGGCGCTGGGCGGCGCTGGCCCCGCCCTATGCGTGGTTGCTGCTGTTCTTCCTGGTGCCCTTCGCCATCGTCCTGAAGATCGCCCTGGCCGAGGCCGAACTGGGCGCGCCGCCCTACACCACGCTGATCGGGTGGGACGGGGATCAGGTCCTGCGGATCCGGCTCAACCTCGGCAATTTCGTATTGCTGTCGGAGGACGGGTTGTACATGCGGGCCCTGCTCGGCTCGCTCCGGACGGCCCTGGTTTCCACCGTGCTGTGCCTGCTGCTGGGATACCCGATGGCCTACGCCATCGCCCGGGCGGAAGGGCGGTGGCGCCTGGTGCTGCTGATGATGGTCGTGCTGCCGTTCTGGACCTCGTTCCTGATCCGCGTCTATGCGTGGATGGGCATCCTGCGGACCAACGGGCTGTTGAACAACCTGCTGCTTTGGCTGGGCGTGGTGGACCGGCCGCTGGCACTGCTCAACACCGATTTCGCGGTCTATGTCGGCATCGTCTATTCCTATCTGCCGTTCATGATCCTGCCCCTGTACGCGGCGTTGGAGCGGCTGGACAGGACGCTGCTGGAAGCGGCGGCCGACCTTGGCTGCCGACCCTGGCAGGCGTTCGTACGGGTGACCTTGCCGCTGTCGGTGCCGGGGATCGTCGCGGGCTCGCTGCTGGTCTTCATCCCGGCGGTGGGCGAATTCGTGATCCCGGAACTGCTGGGCGGACCGGATACACTGATGATCGGCAAGGTGCTGTGGACCGAGTTCTCGGCCAACAACGATTGGCCGCTCGCGTCGGCACTGGCGGTGGCGCTGCTGGTCGTCCTGGTCCTGCCGATGGTGGTGTTCCAGGCCGTCCGGGCCAGGGGCGAGGCAAGGGAAGGGGCCGGCTGA
- a CDS encoding polyamine ABC transporter substrate-binding protein, producing MRRTLVTSLAACAAVASLALPAMAQKKTVNVFNWSDYIGETTLADFTRETGIEVNYDVYDSNDALQARLSVGRSGFDVVVPTAEPFLARQIQANLLRPLDRSKIPNWKNLDPELMKLVETADPGNKHGVIYQWGTNGIGYDVAKIKERMADAPVDSWRMIFDPEVVKRFADCGVSMLASPSEVLPIVLLYLGKDPNSQSEADLRAAQDHMLKIRPFVKQFRSQLIDDLATGEACLVLSFSGDILQAAARAEQAGGPTIEYSIPSEGTMLWFDMMAIPADAPSPDLAHEFINHVLKPEVMAGITNFVQYANAVPASLPLVDEEVRTNTNVFPTPEMRAKMFTVKPASQAYERARTRAWTRITTGQ from the coding sequence ATGCGCCGCACGCTTGTGACATCCCTTGCCGCGTGCGCCGCGGTTGCCAGCCTCGCGCTGCCGGCGATGGCGCAGAAGAAGACGGTGAACGTCTTCAACTGGTCCGACTACATCGGCGAGACGACCCTGGCCGACTTCACGCGGGAGACCGGGATCGAGGTCAATTACGACGTCTACGACAGCAACGACGCCCTGCAGGCGCGCCTGTCCGTCGGACGGTCCGGCTTCGACGTGGTGGTGCCGACGGCCGAGCCGTTCCTGGCGCGCCAGATCCAGGCGAACCTGCTGCGCCCGCTGGACCGGTCCAAGATCCCGAACTGGAAGAACCTCGACCCCGAGCTGATGAAGCTGGTGGAGACCGCGGACCCCGGCAACAAGCACGGGGTGATCTACCAGTGGGGCACCAACGGCATCGGTTACGACGTCGCCAAGATCAAGGAGCGGATGGCGGATGCGCCGGTGGACAGCTGGCGCATGATCTTCGATCCCGAGGTGGTCAAGCGCTTCGCCGACTGCGGGGTGTCGATGCTGGCCTCGCCGTCCGAGGTTCTGCCCATCGTGCTGCTGTACCTGGGCAAGGATCCGAACAGCCAGTCCGAAGCCGACCTGCGGGCGGCCCAGGACCATATGCTGAAGATCCGCCCCTTCGTGAAGCAGTTCCGCTCGCAGCTCATCGACGATCTGGCGACCGGCGAGGCCTGCCTGGTGCTCAGCTTCTCCGGCGACATCCTGCAGGCGGCGGCACGGGCCGAGCAGGCCGGCGGGCCCACGATCGAGTATTCGATCCCGTCCGAAGGGACGATGCTGTGGTTCGATATGATGGCCATCCCCGCCGACGCGCCGAGCCCCGATCTGGCCCACGAATTCATCAACCACGTCCTGAAGCCCGAGGTGATGGCCGGCATCACCAACTTCGTCCAGTACGCCAACGCGGTCCCGGCTTCGCTGCCGCTGGTCGACGAGGAGGTGCGCACGAACACCAACGTGTTCCCGACGCCCGAAATGCGGGCGAAGATGTTCACGGTGAAGCCCGCGTCCCAGGCCTACGAGCGCGCGCGGACGCGCGCCTGGACGCGCATCACGACGGGCCAGTAA